A region from the Sphingomonas sp. S2-65 genome encodes:
- a CDS encoding alkaline phosphatase D family protein, producing MTIDRRSALALLGSGAALGIPGAAQASQTAAGRFAHGVASGDPATDGAVIWTRISTDTRGDVPVTWHVAIAADARPLASGKATARAAADHTVKVEVARLKPGQEYWYWFTTAADERSPVGRFRTLPKGSVESLVLAVASCQLYPGGLFNAYADMAALPRLDAVLHLGDYIYEYGADGYGADVGQKLGRLPDPPHEILTLADYRRRHAQVKADADMQAAHARAAFICVWDDHEVANDGWIGGAENHDPATEGDWKARKAAAMQAYFEWMPIRDPKRGRPWEAINRSFEFGDLATLAMVETRLLARSEQAEVKGGTPGADEYAAVMAERARPDREMLGADQQRWLEGVLAGSVRANQPWQVLGNQVVMARVAGPDLSGFSDRIAKLPAVYRGRLEQAAAGYKAGLPFNFDAWDGYPAARERLYAAFRRAGSKPIVLAGDSHAAWANDLYDDAGTLVASEFGATAITSPSYGSLLPGLGTALAQANKEVAFCDQDGKGYTLMTLTPAAATAEFITVSTILSKPFGRKVVATYRTAPGERHGPLQRV from the coding sequence ATGACGATTGATCGGCGCAGCGCGCTTGCGCTGCTCGGCAGCGGCGCGGCGCTCGGGATCCCGGGCGCCGCGCAGGCCAGCCAGACTGCGGCGGGCCGCTTCGCACACGGCGTCGCCAGTGGCGATCCGGCGACGGACGGTGCCGTGATCTGGACCCGCATCAGCACCGATACGCGTGGGGATGTGCCCGTGACGTGGCACGTCGCCATCGCGGCGGATGCCAGGCCGCTCGCCAGTGGCAAGGCGACGGCGCGCGCCGCCGCCGATCACACGGTGAAGGTGGAAGTCGCGCGGCTGAAGCCGGGGCAGGAATATTGGTACTGGTTCACCACCGCCGCGGACGAGCGTTCGCCCGTCGGCCGCTTCCGTACGCTCCCCAAGGGATCGGTGGAGTCGCTGGTGCTCGCGGTGGCATCCTGCCAGCTCTATCCCGGCGGACTGTTCAACGCCTATGCCGACATGGCCGCGCTGCCGCGGCTCGACGCGGTGCTCCATCTGGGCGACTATATCTATGAATATGGCGCCGACGGATATGGCGCCGATGTCGGCCAGAAGCTCGGGCGGCTGCCCGATCCGCCGCACGAGATCCTCACGCTCGCCGACTATCGCCGCCGCCACGCCCAGGTGAAAGCCGATGCCGACATGCAGGCCGCGCATGCCCGCGCCGCGTTCATCTGCGTATGGGACGATCACGAAGTCGCCAATGACGGCTGGATCGGGGGTGCCGAGAACCACGATCCTGCGACCGAAGGCGACTGGAAGGCGCGCAAGGCCGCGGCGATGCAGGCCTATTTCGAATGGATGCCCATTCGTGACCCCAAGCGCGGCCGGCCGTGGGAGGCGATCAACCGCAGCTTCGAATTCGGCGACCTCGCCACGCTGGCGATGGTAGAGACGCGGCTGCTCGCGCGCTCCGAGCAGGCGGAGGTGAAGGGGGGCACCCCCGGCGCCGATGAATATGCCGCGGTGATGGCAGAGCGTGCCCGTCCCGACCGCGAGATGCTGGGTGCCGATCAGCAGCGTTGGCTGGAGGGCGTCCTTGCCGGCTCGGTCCGCGCGAACCAGCCGTGGCAGGTGCTGGGCAACCAGGTGGTCATGGCGCGCGTCGCCGGACCCGACCTGAGCGGGTTCTCCGATCGCATCGCGAAGCTCCCGGCTGTCTATCGCGGCCGCCTGGAGCAGGCCGCGGCGGGCTACAAGGCGGGACTTCCGTTCAACTTCGACGCTTGGGACGGCTATCCCGCGGCGCGCGAACGTCTCTACGCCGCGTTCCGCCGCGCGGGATCGAAGCCCATCGTGCTGGCCGGCGACAGCCATGCCGCCTGGGCCAACGACCTGTACGACGATGCCGGAACGCTGGTGGCGTCGGAGTTCGGCGCGACGGCGATCACCAGCCCGTCTTATGGCTCGCTTCTGCCCGGCCTCGGCACGGCACTGGCACAGGCCAACAAGGAGGTCGCCTTCTGCGACCAGGACGGCAAGGGCTATACTCTGATGACGCTGACTCCGGCGGCGGCGACCGCGGAGTTCATCACGGTCTCCACGATCCTCTCCAAGCCGTTCGGCCGCAAGGTCGTCGCGACCTATCGTACGGCGCCGGGGGAGCGCCACGGGCCGCTCCAGCGGGTCTAG
- a CDS encoding transglutaminase-like domain-containing protein, which yields MRLKVEATLAYHMPQSADVLLAIEAAPMDEQRLVNDKLTVSGTGPLRTVPGDDGIGRRTWARAQGDFLATYFGVFDVERGRDSLSGLPTASRPDLPAHVIPYLWPSRFCESDRFVSFVIREFGHLEGGAKIDAMARWIRGNIDYRLGTSNEKTSAVDSFIAREGVCRDFSHVMAAFARAAGIPARLVSAYAWRLDPPDFHAVVDVWLGNGWHLVDASGLAPTEGLVRIAVGRDATDISFMTIFGFAQLVNQQVRVTRLDTPDADDAASLPVEPDGDAPEHWG from the coding sequence ATGCGCCTCAAGGTAGAAGCAACGCTTGCCTATCACATGCCGCAAAGCGCCGACGTGCTGCTGGCGATCGAGGCCGCGCCGATGGACGAGCAGCGTCTGGTGAACGACAAGCTGACCGTCAGCGGCACCGGCCCGCTGCGCACGGTGCCCGGTGACGACGGGATCGGGCGCAGGACCTGGGCGCGGGCGCAGGGCGATTTCCTGGCGACCTATTTCGGCGTGTTCGATGTCGAGCGCGGCCGGGATTCGCTGTCCGGCCTGCCGACCGCGTCGCGGCCGGACCTTCCGGCGCACGTCATCCCCTATCTGTGGCCCAGCCGCTTTTGCGAGTCGGACCGCTTCGTGTCGTTCGTGATCCGCGAATTCGGGCATCTGGAGGGAGGCGCGAAGATCGACGCGATGGCCCGCTGGATCCGCGGCAATATCGATTATCGCCTGGGCACCAGCAACGAGAAGACCAGCGCCGTCGACAGCTTCATCGCGCGCGAGGGGGTCTGCCGGGATTTCTCGCACGTGATGGCGGCGTTCGCGCGCGCAGCCGGCATCCCTGCCCGGCTCGTCTCCGCTTATGCCTGGCGGCTCGACCCGCCCGACTTCCACGCCGTGGTCGATGTCTGGCTGGGCAATGGGTGGCATCTGGTCGATGCGAGCGGGCTGGCGCCGACCGAAGGACTGGTCCGCATCGCGGTGGGGCGCGATGCCACCGACATCTCGTTCATGACGATCTTCGGGTTCGCCCAGCTGGTGAACCAACAGGTTCGCGTCACGCGGCTCGATACCCCCGATGCGGACGATGCCGCGTCGCTTCCGGTCGAGCCGGATGGCGACGCGCCTGAACATTGGGGATGA
- a CDS encoding alpha/beta hydrolase family esterase, which yields MRSLNDTIRRLGALRELTPAMPARQGDDRLADLTGFGSNPGALRARYHVPGELRADAALVVVLHGCTQSAAGYDHGSGWSRLADEHGFAVLFPEQQRANNANLCFNWFSPEDVRRGSGEALSIRQMVAAMIAAHGLDASRVYVTGLSAGGAMASTLLAAYPDVFAGGAIIAGLPFGTARSVPEAFDRMRGHGGPAGGALGALVSAASEHGGPWPTVSVWHGGSDATVAPVNAGLIVEQWRGLHGVPAEPTVSDVVDGHAHQTWRNAEGRTVIEEYRIAGMAHGTPLHTAGSDGCGVAGPYMLEAGISSTRRIAAFWGLLQGEPMQRPQTGDTRQEGATPAIARELAQAPERSENSGTAEHGLGKRSGVTQVIEDALRAAGLMR from the coding sequence ATGCGAAGCTTGAACGACACGATCCGCCGGCTCGGCGCTTTACGGGAACTTACCCCGGCAATGCCGGCCCGGCAGGGCGACGACCGCCTCGCCGATCTTACGGGGTTCGGCTCCAACCCTGGTGCGCTGCGGGCGCGGTATCACGTGCCTGGCGAACTGCGTGCGGATGCGGCGCTGGTGGTGGTCCTGCACGGCTGCACCCAGAGCGCGGCGGGGTATGACCACGGCTCGGGCTGGTCGCGGCTTGCCGACGAACATGGTTTCGCGGTGCTGTTTCCCGAGCAGCAAAGGGCGAACAACGCCAATCTGTGTTTCAACTGGTTCAGCCCGGAGGATGTCCGGCGCGGCTCCGGCGAGGCGCTGTCGATCCGGCAGATGGTCGCGGCGATGATCGCGGCGCATGGGCTCGACGCGTCGCGGGTATACGTCACCGGGCTGTCGGCGGGCGGGGCGATGGCGTCCACGTTGCTCGCCGCCTATCCCGACGTGTTCGCCGGCGGCGCGATCATCGCCGGGCTGCCCTTCGGAACCGCGCGCTCGGTTCCCGAGGCCTTTGACCGGATGCGCGGGCATGGCGGCCCTGCCGGCGGTGCGCTGGGTGCGCTGGTGAGCGCAGCATCGGAGCACGGCGGGCCATGGCCGACGGTGTCGGTGTGGCATGGCGGCAGCGATGCGACGGTGGCCCCGGTCAATGCGGGCCTGATCGTCGAGCAGTGGCGCGGACTGCACGGCGTCCCCGCCGAGCCGACCGTCAGCGACGTCGTCGATGGCCATGCGCACCAGACATGGCGCAACGCCGAGGGCCGCACGGTGATCGAGGAGTACCGCATCGCCGGCATGGCGCATGGCACGCCGCTGCACACGGCGGGGTCGGACGGATGCGGGGTTGCCGGTCCGTATATGCTGGAGGCCGGCATCTCCTCCACGCGCCGGATCGCGGCGTTTTGGGGTCTGTTGCAGGGCGAGCCCATGCAGCGTCCGCAGACCGGCGATACCCGGCAAGAAGGCGCCACGCCCGCCATTGCGCGCGAACTTGCCCAAGCTCCCGAACGCTCCGAAAACAGCGGCACGGCGGAGCATGGCTTGGGGAAGCGTAGTGGCGTGACACAGGTGATCGAGGACGCGCTTCGCGCCGCGGGGCTGATGCGCTAG
- a CDS encoding TonB-dependent receptor domain-containing protein, producing the protein MFAVPAMSQEANTTGGPVAETTATADLNTDDQSGEGQAIVVTGSRISRPNVAAAAPITSVTSEAIRAQAAVNIEEVLNRIPSIAPDSQQNYQDSDGRQRIKLRNLGFERTLVLVDGKRLGTVNGLDANMIPTALISRVDVLTGGASAVYGSDAVAGVVNFILDNDFEGIQANANYNFYAHENKAGLVSQVASQYGFRQPTTGNAFDGGRVDLSLTAGKKLFDDRFHVSGYVNYRKADLVPFGARETSGCQLTETVKDGPLSCTVSTYTKTGYISPRTGPSSGNAYVNNPNGTRTFVPYSDAVAENPYDGYSFQRADERWNAGGFASFKISDAAEVYANAMWFRDESVNLYPARVLSSSNYSQGAYQLNCANPFLSAAQAATVCGGAAGTSTFVPIELRYRFTGVADQEDRYLNQGVRITGGVRGEFAKGWSYDVGGVYARNRMDTSWATPDWDRVNNALNTVNNNGTISCVNDVANGCVPFDPFSANSATNNSALFNYLLEGTYGTTTTTNTLYNAIATVQGDLGTYGIQSPWAEQGLAIAFGAEFREDQLKSYADANWREQNGGSDSDLSQHVWEGNVEVQAPIAEHKPFADLLQVNGAFRLSKYSSNPNTFSTWKAEAIWAPIPDITFRGSINRAQRAPTVVEAFQASNTSYGRITTAYNDICAPAIVGTTTNAAGQQVPVYGAPAASREACAATGLADNLYGSATLLCPTDVGCTYRAGGFTADPETAYTKTFGVVLKPRFLPGLIVSVDRFMIDLDDSIGYNDYSYFSQGCQQTADPFFCSMFVRNANGTLFSTPGDNPATGFIRQGTTNYYQSKSYGWDFQGQYALPLGAAGRLDFDFAGSLTTLAGAQDAEFLNQRNCVGYFGGAGCSQFIPKWTHNLRTTYTTSDQFFSASLNWRHLGPLTRTSNSGDPTLGWTQAGERETFYRIGAYDYFDLSLNFRVQKSFSFRIAANNILDKTPPILPNSYDIGLSRANTISARYDSLGRQIAFGTTINF; encoded by the coding sequence ATGTTTGCAGTCCCCGCGATGTCGCAGGAAGCCAACACTACCGGCGGCCCGGTTGCCGAAACCACCGCCACCGCCGACCTGAACACCGACGATCAGAGCGGCGAAGGCCAGGCGATCGTCGTCACCGGTTCGCGCATCAGCCGCCCGAACGTGGCCGCCGCAGCGCCGATCACCTCGGTGACGTCCGAAGCGATCCGTGCCCAGGCAGCAGTGAACATCGAGGAAGTGCTCAACCGCATCCCGTCGATCGCACCCGACAGCCAGCAGAACTATCAGGATTCCGACGGCCGCCAGCGCATCAAGCTGCGTAACCTCGGTTTCGAGCGCACGCTGGTGCTGGTCGACGGCAAGCGCCTGGGCACGGTCAACGGCCTCGACGCCAACATGATCCCGACCGCGCTGATCTCGCGCGTGGACGTGCTGACCGGCGGCGCTTCGGCCGTTTACGGTTCGGACGCAGTTGCCGGCGTGGTCAACTTCATCCTCGACAATGATTTCGAGGGCATCCAGGCCAACGCGAACTACAACTTCTACGCGCACGAGAACAAAGCGGGCCTCGTCTCGCAGGTGGCAAGCCAATATGGCTTCCGCCAGCCGACCACCGGCAACGCCTTCGACGGCGGTCGTGTCGACCTGTCGCTGACCGCCGGCAAGAAGCTGTTCGACGACCGCTTCCACGTCTCGGGCTACGTCAACTATCGCAAGGCGGACCTCGTCCCCTTCGGCGCGCGCGAAACCTCGGGGTGCCAGCTGACCGAAACGGTCAAGGACGGCCCGCTGAGCTGCACGGTTTCGACCTACACCAAGACCGGCTACATCTCGCCGCGGACGGGGCCCAGCTCGGGCAACGCCTATGTCAACAATCCCAATGGCACGCGTACGTTCGTGCCCTATTCGGATGCCGTCGCCGAGAATCCGTATGACGGATACTCGTTCCAGCGCGCCGATGAGCGCTGGAATGCAGGCGGCTTCGCCTCGTTCAAGATCTCGGACGCCGCCGAAGTCTATGCCAATGCGATGTGGTTCCGCGACGAGTCCGTGAACCTCTATCCGGCGCGCGTGCTGAGCTCGAGCAACTACTCGCAGGGTGCGTACCAGCTGAACTGCGCCAACCCGTTCCTGTCGGCCGCACAGGCGGCGACGGTGTGCGGCGGTGCCGCCGGCACCTCCACCTTCGTGCCGATCGAACTGCGCTATCGCTTCACCGGCGTCGCCGACCAGGAAGATCGCTACCTGAACCAGGGCGTGCGCATCACCGGCGGCGTCCGCGGCGAATTCGCCAAGGGCTGGAGCTACGATGTCGGCGGCGTCTATGCGCGCAACCGCATGGACACCAGCTGGGCAACGCCGGACTGGGATCGCGTCAACAACGCGCTGAACACGGTCAACAACAACGGCACGATCAGCTGCGTCAACGACGTGGCCAATGGCTGCGTGCCCTTCGATCCGTTCAGCGCCAATTCGGCGACCAACAACAGCGCGCTGTTCAATTACCTGCTCGAGGGTACCTACGGCACCACGACGACCACCAACACGCTGTATAACGCCATCGCCACCGTTCAGGGCGACCTGGGCACCTATGGCATCCAGAGCCCCTGGGCCGAGCAGGGCCTGGCGATCGCGTTCGGCGCCGAGTTCCGTGAGGACCAGCTCAAGAGCTATGCCGACGCCAACTGGCGCGAGCAGAATGGCGGCAGCGACTCCGACCTGTCGCAGCATGTCTGGGAAGGAAACGTCGAGGTCCAGGCCCCGATCGCCGAGCACAAGCCGTTCGCCGACCTGCTCCAGGTCAACGGCGCGTTCCGCCTGTCCAAGTACAGCAGCAACCCCAACACCTTCTCGACCTGGAAGGCCGAGGCGATCTGGGCACCGATCCCCGACATCACCTTCCGCGGCTCGATCAACCGCGCCCAGCGCGCACCGACGGTAGTCGAGGCGTTCCAGGCCTCGAACACCAGCTATGGCCGGATCACCACCGCCTATAACGACATCTGCGCTCCCGCCATCGTCGGCACCACGACCAACGCGGCAGGCCAGCAGGTTCCGGTTTATGGCGCCCCGGCAGCTTCGCGTGAGGCATGCGCGGCAACCGGCCTGGCGGACAATCTCTACGGCAGCGCTACCCTGCTCTGCCCGACCGATGTCGGCTGCACCTACCGCGCCGGTGGCTTCACCGCCGATCCGGAAACCGCGTACACCAAGACCTTCGGTGTCGTGCTCAAGCCGCGCTTCCTGCCCGGCCTGATCGTGTCGGTCGATCGCTTCATGATCGATCTGGACGATTCGATCGGCTACAACGACTACAGCTACTTCTCGCAGGGCTGCCAGCAGACGGCGGATCCGTTCTTCTGCAGCATGTTCGTCCGCAATGCGAACGGCACGCTGTTCAGCACCCCGGGCGACAATCCCGCAACGGGCTTCATCCGTCAGGGCACGACCAACTATTACCAGAGCAAGTCCTATGGTTGGGACTTCCAGGGTCAGTACGCCCTGCCGCTCGGCGCTGCCGGCCGGCTGGACTTCGACTTTGCGGGCTCGCTCACCACGCTGGCGGGTGCGCAGGACGCGGAGTTCCTGAACCAGCGCAACTGCGTGGGCTATTTCGGCGGTGCTGGCTGCAGCCAGTTCATCCCGAAGTGGACGCACAACCTGCGCACCACCTACACCACGTCGGACCAGTTCTTCAGCGCTTCGCTGAACTGGCGCCACCTGGGCCCGCTGACGCGCACCTCGAACTCGGGTGATCCGACGCTCGGCTGGACCCAGGCGGGCGAGCGCGAGACCTTCTACAGGATCGGCGCGTATGACTACTTCGACTTGTCGCTGAACTTCCGCGTCCAGAAGAGCTTCTCGTTCCGGATCGCGGCAAACAACATCCTCGACAAGACCCCGCCGATCCTGCCGAACTCGTACGATATCGGCCTGTCGCGGGCGAACACGATCTCTGCGCGGTACGACTCGCTCGGCCGTCAGATCGCGTTCGGCACCACCATCAACTTCTGA
- a CDS encoding N(4)-(beta-N-acetylglucosaminyl)-L-asparaginase, translating into MDTSRRGALALGIGAAAAAGATATIAQAQTKPSTPIKGRALIVSTWDFGAAANAAAYAQWKKTGNLVDALEVGAWVPEADPENHSVGYSGYPDRDGHVTLDAIIMDDRGNVGAVAALEDFMHPISVARRVMEKTPHTFLVGEGAHQFALEQGFEKTKLLTPEAEKAWREWLKTAKYKPVANSENIRGSALDHDTIGMVACGPDGRLAGACTTSGMAFKLRGRVGDSPQAGSGLFVEAGVGAATATGVGEEVTRIVGSARVVSSMRGGMSPQAACREAVLHIAKLRGDAIRDAQVGFLAINSRGEVGAFALQPGFTFAVTDLQGSTQVRAAESLKGHGNTK; encoded by the coding sequence ATGGACACGTCTCGACGCGGAGCATTGGCATTGGGGATCGGCGCAGCGGCCGCCGCCGGTGCAACTGCCACTATCGCCCAAGCCCAGACAAAGCCCTCCACACCGATCAAGGGACGAGCGCTGATCGTCTCGACCTGGGATTTCGGTGCCGCCGCGAATGCCGCCGCTTATGCCCAGTGGAAGAAGACCGGCAACCTGGTCGACGCGCTCGAAGTCGGCGCCTGGGTTCCCGAAGCGGACCCCGAGAACCACTCGGTCGGCTATTCCGGCTATCCGGACCGCGATGGCCATGTGACCCTCGACGCGATCATCATGGACGACCGCGGCAATGTCGGCGCGGTCGCCGCGCTCGAAGACTTCATGCACCCGATCTCGGTCGCGCGGCGCGTGATGGAGAAGACCCCGCACACCTTCCTGGTCGGCGAAGGCGCGCACCAGTTCGCGCTCGAGCAGGGTTTCGAAAAGACCAAGCTGCTGACGCCCGAAGCCGAAAAGGCGTGGCGCGAATGGCTGAAGACCGCCAAGTACAAGCCGGTCGCGAACAGCGAGAACATCCGCGGATCGGCGCTGGACCATGACACGATCGGCATGGTCGCCTGCGGCCCCGACGGCCGGCTTGCCGGCGCGTGCACCACCTCTGGCATGGCGTTCAAGCTGCGCGGCCGCGTCGGCGATTCGCCGCAGGCAGGCTCGGGCCTGTTCGTCGAGGCCGGCGTGGGCGCCGCCACTGCCACCGGCGTAGGCGAGGAAGTCACGCGCATTGTCGGATCGGCACGTGTCGTATCGTCGATGCGCGGCGGCATGTCGCCCCAGGCCGCGTGCCGCGAAGCCGTGCTGCACATCGCCAAGCTGCGCGGCGACGCCATTCGCGACGCGCAAGTAGGCTTTCTGGCCATCAACAGCCGCGGCGAAGTGGGCGCCTTCGCGCTCCAGCCCGGCTTCACCTTTGCCGTGACCGACCTTCAGGGAAGCACGCAAGTCCGAGCCGCCGAAAGCCTAAAAGGGCACGGCAACACCAAGTAA
- a CDS encoding alpha-L-fucosidase translates to MTAFSRRTLIATGLAGAALPAAPALAAEPGPKPFGATPHPRQWRWHGREQYAFVHFSINTYTDKEWGFGDESPKLFDPSDFDPDQIVAAAKAGGLTGLILTAKHHDGFCLWPTLLTEHCIRNSPYKGGKGDIVREMADACKRAKLPFGLYLSPWDRNHADYGRPAYVDYYRAQLTELCTRYGELFEVWFDGANGGDGYYGGAREARKIDAPRYYNWPSIVALVHELQPNACTFDPLGADIRWVGNEDGVAGDPCWPTMPDEPYDQKNGNAGVRGGAIWWPAETDVSIRPGWFYHADEDSKVKSPERLIRLYDESVGRGTNLNLNIPPDRRGRIPDQDFKILKSFGDAIRATFARDLAKGAVASASHSRAGFAPARVLDGNRETYWASPDGVANPTLTLDLKPGTRFDVIRLREYLPLGVRVTRFAVDAEIGGKWQTLAEHACISAQRIIRLPAPIAPRRVRLRVLAAPASPAISEFALFQSVAPVPVPAIVSTDPTVLDVTKWRIVEASAPGAEKLLDNEAGTIWAQPSPTPGKPARVVVDLGAATQLAGFSLTPSRQVMTGAAPPRGYDAETSADGMHWEPAAKGEFSNIAYALSTQRVVFDRARTSRYLRITFAETAVSATRLAIAGIGGFTPKQ, encoded by the coding sequence ATGACTGCATTTTCCCGGCGCACGCTGATCGCCACCGGACTGGCCGGCGCAGCCCTGCCCGCCGCCCCCGCGCTCGCCGCCGAGCCTGGCCCCAAGCCGTTCGGCGCGACGCCGCACCCGCGCCAGTGGCGCTGGCATGGGCGCGAGCAATACGCGTTCGTCCATTTCTCGATCAACACCTACACCGACAAGGAATGGGGGTTCGGCGACGAGAGCCCCAAGCTGTTCGACCCCAGCGACTTCGACCCCGACCAGATCGTCGCCGCGGCGAAGGCTGGCGGGCTCACCGGGCTGATCCTCACTGCCAAGCATCATGACGGCTTCTGCCTGTGGCCGACGCTGCTGACCGAGCATTGCATCCGCAACAGCCCCTACAAAGGCGGCAAGGGCGACATCGTCCGCGAGATGGCCGACGCGTGCAAGCGCGCCAAGCTGCCGTTCGGGCTGTACCTCTCGCCCTGGGACCGCAACCATGCCGACTATGGCCGGCCGGCCTATGTCGACTATTACCGCGCGCAGCTGACCGAATTGTGCACCCGCTATGGCGAGCTGTTCGAAGTGTGGTTCGACGGCGCCAATGGCGGCGACGGCTATTATGGCGGCGCGCGCGAGGCGCGGAAGATCGATGCGCCGCGCTATTACAACTGGCCCTCGATCGTCGCGCTGGTCCACGAGCTGCAGCCGAACGCCTGCACCTTCGATCCGCTGGGCGCCGACATCCGCTGGGTGGGCAATGAGGACGGCGTGGCGGGCGATCCGTGCTGGCCGACGATGCCCGACGAGCCCTATGACCAGAAGAACGGCAATGCCGGGGTGCGCGGCGGCGCGATCTGGTGGCCGGCGGAAACCGACGTGTCGATCCGGCCGGGCTGGTTCTATCACGCCGACGAGGACTCCAAGGTCAAAAGCCCCGAGCGGCTGATCCGGCTGTATGACGAGTCGGTCGGGCGCGGCACCAATCTGAACCTGAACATTCCCCCGGACCGTCGCGGCCGCATTCCGGACCAGGACTTCAAGATCCTCAAATCGTTCGGCGACGCGATCCGCGCGACCTTCGCACGCGACCTCGCCAAGGGCGCAGTGGCGAGCGCCAGCCACAGCCGCGCAGGCTTCGCGCCCGCCCGCGTGCTGGACGGCAATCGCGAAACCTATTGGGCCAGCCCCGATGGCGTCGCGAACCCGACGCTGACGCTCGACCTCAAGCCCGGCACCCGCTTCGACGTGATCCGGCTGCGCGAGTATCTGCCGCTCGGCGTGCGCGTGACGCGGTTCGCGGTAGATGCCGAGATCGGCGGCAAGTGGCAGACGCTGGCCGAACACGCGTGCATCTCGGCGCAGCGGATCATCCGCCTGCCCGCGCCGATCGCGCCGCGCCGGGTGCGGCTGCGCGTGCTCGCCGCGCCGGCCTCGCCGGCGATCAGTGAGTTCGCGCTGTTCCAGTCGGTGGCGCCGGTGCCGGTGCCGGCGATCGTCTCGACCGACCCGACCGTGCTCGACGTGACCAAGTGGCGCATCGTCGAGGCGAGCGCGCCGGGGGCCGAGAAGCTGCTGGACAACGAAGCCGGCACGATCTGGGCACAGCCGAGTCCCACTCCGGGCAAGCCGGCCCGCGTCGTCGTCGACCTGGGGGCAGCCACGCAACTGGCCGGTTTCAGCCTGACGCCATCGCGCCAGGTGATGACCGGTGCGGCGCCGCCCCGCGGCTATGACGCGGAGACCAGCGCCGATGGCATGCATTGGGAGCCGGCCGCCAAAGGCGAGTTCTCCAACATCGCCTATGCCCTCTCTACCCAGCGCGTCGTCTTCGACCGGGCTCGCACATCACGCTATCTGCGGATAACCTTTGCAGAGACAGCGGTATCTGCCACTCGCCTGGCGATCGCCGGCATTGGCGGCTTCACGCCCAAGCAGTGA